The Toxorhynchites rutilus septentrionalis strain SRP chromosome 3, ASM2978413v1, whole genome shotgun sequence genome includes a region encoding these proteins:
- the LOC129773088 gene encoding uncharacterized protein LOC129773088 — MRIMNDEQAVKPPTQEEVYKAISELKNGKAAGKNGIPAELLKAGSERLLVFDRGVPRRIKCSPSSILDKFQEYNLQTHHPFVDFKAAYDSVKRNELWQIMLEHGFPTKLIKLSRLILEGSKSCVRRADETSAAFAMLDGLKQGDELSNSLFNIALEGAVRRANVQGNGRVITKSHMLLGFADDIDIIGIDRRAMEEAF; from the exons ATGAGGATTATGAATGACGAACAAGCTGTGAAGCCACCAACACAGGAGGAGGTTTATAAGGCGATTAGTGAGCTGAAAAACGGCAAGGCCGCTGGGAAGAATGGTATTCCGGCCGAACTACTAAAAGCGGGAAGCGAGCGGCT GCTGGTTTTCGACAGGGGCGTTCCACGACGGATCAAATGTTCACCCTCCTCGATCCTCGACAAGTTCCAGGAGTATAACTTGCAGACTCACCATCCGTTTGTGGATTTTAAGGCGGCATACGACTCAGTGAAAAGAAACGAGTTGTGGCAGATTATGCTGGAACACGGTTTTCCGACGAAACTAATTAAGCTGAGTCGTTTGATACTGGAAGGATCGAAGTCATGCGTGCGGAGAGCTGACGAGACATCAGCTGCGTTCGCTATGTTAGATGGACTGAAACAGGGCGATGAGCTCTCCAACTCACTGTTCAACATAGCCCTTGAAGGAGCAGTACGGAGAGCAAACGTGCAAGGAAACGGTAGGGTCATCACGAAATCGCACATGCTCCTTGGTTTTGCGGACGACATTGATATCATCGGTATCGACCGTAGGGCCATGGAGGAGGCCTTTTAA